The sequence AATCTAGATGACATTACGGAAATTTTCAAGAGTTTTTATATGTGCTTCGTGTACTTTTAGAGTAGTGACACAAGGAATTACATTATTGCAAGTTGTGTGTAAAATATAAGTTAAAACACTAATATACTTAATTATGAAGAACAAAATTTGTTTTGTTGTATAATAATTGAGTAGAGTCAACTCCAATTCACTTTTTGTGACTCACCTGCATCTTTGCAAACAACTATATGAGTTGCTTTCGGTGGAGTGAGAAGACCAACTCATCCATTCTAAATAAGTTTTAGCATTCAGTGTCAGTGGTCCAGTAAACTTGGGGCAAAATAAAGATTCTATATAAGGGATCTGGTTTGAGTTTCTTTTTAGTTTGTAATGCTTATGTAAAGGGGTAAGCCTAGAAGATACTTCCTTCTTGATCACACTTGAAAATTGACCCATAATAATTACTGACATTAAACTTCagtgtattttataaaaaatattacttacTTTCACAGAAGTGAAGAGATACAATTGTACAATGGTGGTTACAATGGTAGAAATACATATTGCCAATAAAATGTTAGcaagagatttaaaaatgacTGTACAGCACCGCATCAGAGAATTGTATAACAGCAAAatgattaatattattttttcatattaataaaatccttaaatcttttttagaaataaatggagggaaagtgcttttttttccctaattcctaccaaaatatttcctgatgtggagcaaaagacagtaaaaaatgacagatttaaaaaaaaaagacattcatgCATTTAAGCCACCATTAGTCTCTGACTCTAATATAAGGCAGATCATTAATCTTTTGCAAAACCATGACTTTAGCCACTTAAGCTCTTTTTAGTGCTTTTCATGACAAGGACATGATAGGCCTTGTAAATTTAGGAGTTAAGATGTGTTTCCAACACGTTAATTTAGACAGGCTCAGCTGTTTTTGAAACACTAACTTTATAATAAAAAGTGCTTTGGAGAAATGATGAAAgttacaataaagaaaaaacagaagggGTTCTGTAGAGTTTATCACAAATGACACCGTTTagatcaatgaaaaaaaattacatttgctTATGTGTCATCCTCAGTCTTAATGATATGGAATAGGGTGACATTGAACAGGACCTGGTGACCATTGTTCCAGGCATAAAGAGCTCTATCTCTTGCATTGTAGTCAAGCATAGATATGTGAAAGTATTGATTATGAAAGGGAATGTCTGTGTACTCATATGTTGAGGTTTTGGTGGAATAGGAATAATACACCTTGGCTCCAGTTAAGTGAGAGTTGGTAACATACAGTGTCCCACAGATCATGAAAGATTCCCCTGCACTTCTCTTGGGATAGCCAGTGCTCCAGCTCTTCATCACCTCCAAGGTATCTTGGTTGAGTTGGCTGATGACAATATTGCCTGCATTCTGGTTAGTTGCATACACAGCCCACAGCCCAATTTCATCAGCCATTAGGTCGATGTCAGAGAATCCACCCCACGTGTAGGGGTAAACATTGTGAAAACCAGCATACTCCAGGCTTCTTTGGGCAAGCACTCTCCCCATATCAAAGCTGTATTTGATGATGATATTACTCTGATATTTGTTAAAATAGAGTGAGCCATTGTAGACAACATGGTTAGTTCCTGCCCATTTGAAAGGGAGGTTGTATGTCCTTGATTCAGCCCCACTGACAAAGTCTGCAATTGATTTGTACTCACGGACAATTTTATTGTTAGTATAACTGTCCATGTACCAGAcctggaaagaaggaaaaaaaaaaaaaatggagtgaCTAAATGCTGTACTTTTCTGAGAATTCCAAAATAAAGACAGTGAGAAGCAGCACGTATTAATATCACCATTCTCAGGCTCTGGAAGCCACATTATCTTACAGCTGACCTGCTGCAATGTGATAGTACTGCAGGCTTTTGCAAAAATAGTGTCATGGTCTATGTGGAAAGGAAACAACTAAATTTGCTGCTTTGAAGTTGATTTgctttttgtcttctctttttcagttttatatttttgaccaTTCAGTGCACATCACTGAGTGAACCAATCATATATCAATGCAAATCACATCACTTTGTTCAGTCACCTGATAGATTGATGCAATCAGTGATAACTGCAAAAAATATCACCTTCAgcaaatttatttattctattttttgctCTGAAAAATGTATGGTCTAATTTTACGCATTCAACTTACTTCTCCTTTACGGATACCACAGAACCTTCTAGTAATACTTGTTCACTGGATCAATTTATAGGTACAACTACCTTTTAATGAAACCATTTTACTTATTTAGCTACTAATCTCATTTGGATGTAACCTTTGAGAATCTTAATGTATACTGAGTTCTGTAATAGAACATAAACAGAGCTATGGTAAGTTTCCAATATATTGATTTACATAATACAGGCATTGCCAACTCATGAAAATACTCCCCAAAAGTTTCAGTGctatttcttttgaaattatttctggACTCCAGGGATATTTTAGCTTGTTTAGTGAATTGGTTAGCTCTTGAGTTTTTAACTTATTTAGTGTTAGTTTTTTTTTCACCCCAAGGAGCAAGTTTTAGAGGGAGTATACAGAGAATTTTGTATACTTGTAAGTAGCCCCTTTCAAgcataaaataacattaaaaccAATAAAAATTAGACTCACTGGTGCATTATAGGGTGGAACATTTTGCTAAAATAAATTTGCTATGTATCAGTAGATATGTTAATATTATCaaactgaaaatatttgtaaacaatgTAACACTTTTCAAGTTGAAAGTaatattcctgaaaaaaaaaagaataatccagTAGACATAAAGTGTAAATAAAACATAATTCTAAGCAAAGGTGTTTGTGGAAGCAACatactctgttatttttttcagATGCTAATGGATCTGTCATCCAAGCGCCAAATCTGGTTCCAGATGTCTTGACTGTAATTGGGCCTGTGATTTTCATCAATTTGCCACATGCTGAAATTAGAGAAACATAAAGATGTTGGGTGAACATGGCTAGTGAttccaacacacacactcataccaaGAGCAAAGAAAGGGATCCTAAAACAAAGCAAATCCATGGGATTAATATCACATATTCTGAATGAATGATCATTCAAATTGGATACTGTGAAATGCACagttaaataactataattagTTATATAGTTAATATaactatatagttatatatagttAAATAACTATAATTTGAACCATGAGTAGTTGCTTTTTCAATACTCTAAATCTAAAGTGTGgaattttaaaatgggaaatgatTTGTACAATCTAGAAAGAAATAAGTAAGGAAAGTCGTTATTACTATACCAATTCAGCAGCTGCTTCTTCTAAGCagtcaaaaaaattaaattgtccGTGGACCTGTTTACCTGATCACTGGCTCCCCGGCCCCTGTCCTTTCCCTGCCCCCATGCTTCGAAACTTTGGAGAACTTATGCAAGCCAGAAGGAACTCTAAAAGCTAATTTTCAGTTTGTATTTGTGAATGAGTAGCTCCTGGGAAAGATATCTTTACAGAATATAACAATAGaagtaaaaacatatgtccacagaaaTACTTGAACATGTctggcagcattattcatcaaAGGCATAAACAAAAGCAAATTTCcagcaatgagtgaatgggtAATCAATCTTTTCTCCCTGGCCTTAGACCCGACAACCACTGATTTGCATTCTGTCACTTGAGTTTTGCCATTTGTtgattttcatataaatggagtcatgctataaaaaaaacaattcaaTCAGTCTACTGGAAAATGCTTTGTGCAGGAAGTAGGCCTGATAGAGCAGCCATGAAGATGCGATgaaaaaaaagcccaaaaaacTTAAGCCCTCAGACCCTGTAGTCACATGCAGCGAAAGATGTGGAGCACCAATCAATATAATACATGATGAAAAATTAATGACTTTCTTGAAAAATTGTAATACTTTTTATCATTCTAGTTGTGAATATGATCTTAGGAAAAGCCTGGACTTCATAAATGCCAAAACCTAACCCAAGCGGAAACCTAgcattttgtgaaatttttaaacagcaaaatttaAAAGTGATTTGTTATACACATTGTGGAAGGCAATATAAGTGCCTATAAATGTTGACCTTTTGTCTAAACAAAGGAATTTTTTTCCTATCCATTTATATTcctttttactttctgttttttttttttttaaattttgtcctaTATGCTCCATGTTTCTTAGATTCTCCTCTGCCTATCCCTAGAATTGACAAATTTCTATTTAGTTCCTATTAGTTCCTGTGTGTTTGGAAGGGAAAAAACAGATTCCCAAAGCAAATGCAAAACTAATTCTAACTTGGAGCTTATTTTGGAtcatttttctctatatatgttCCTCATAAGAATAATTTGTAACTGGTCAAATACTAAGCTGTGCAATTAGGAAGACAACAAATGATAACATTCTATTGTATTATTACTTCAGTGATAATTACACATTTAGTAATTTCTAGCATTCCATGAAACCTgaattgtatacatttttttctccttttgtgaaAGAAACTAGATGTGATGGCATCTTTATATACTTTATGTAAAGGAATTACTTTATAATTTCCTCAAACCTGATAAACCTGGCAAATAATTCAGAAGACTTTATGGCATTATCTGTATTGAATAGCAAGACCTTGGGTTAAACCTATTTAAAATGTATCAGCTCAACTTGGTATAAATACATGAACAATATATGAGTAAAGTTGTATCAACTTGAACTAGAAAAAGCAAATGTATTCTGAATGAATCTAGTTGAGTATGTTCTCTGAATGCACAACAAGTGAAAGTAATATGATCCTTAATGATGTTCTACATAAGTATTTCTAAATTCACAGATGGTAAGTGCATGAAAATTTCAAGTCTAAGTATattgaaataaatagaaaaacatccCCCCCTCCTGAAAAACACTGCAAAACaaaattgtgatttttattaGGCATGGATAATAAATTCTTTTGTTGAACAGAATACAAATAGCAAAATTAGGTAAAGTAGGAAAAGTAATTGGCTTAGGATCATGGACTAATATGTggttttatcttctttatttccCAAGATATCATTAAAATGGTAGCTAAGGAGTaaaacatgaggaaaaaaaaaaaacccaaagcaaaGAGAATGGTACAAGAGTCATTAGTGGAGAAGAAACTAACAAATTTCTAGAAGGCAAAAGGTGATGGAGAGTGGTAATTAAAGATGTAGGATCAAATAAGATGCATCTTATGTGTCTGTGCAGAGAAGACAAGAGCTGAGGTGGGAGCTGTTCTGCCTTAAGGAAGAGAAGTAGGGGACTCAGAAACATAGGTGTAAAGGATTTTGGGAGAGAGATAGGGCGCTGGAAACAGGAACACCATTGAAGGCATGCCTTAAGAGCGATTGATCCCATCTTCACCCCTAGATGCAGGATCCCAGAAgtcacataaaaaaaaatctacaaaactcTGTTAATGACCTGAAAAGACTTAGGGCAACTAATGTAGGCATTGGAGCTCTAGAACAAAGGCTCCTGCATTCTGCATTTGATAGTCTCCTTGCCTGCTCACCAAGGAATGAAGTGTCAAGCCCTACCTAAATACACAGAGTTTCCAAGCAGATTGATTgttcaaatctttaaaaatgactGGATAACCAAGAATTAGCGTATATTTTCAAAAACCTTACAATATGAATGACCAAAGTAAATGGGCAGAAAAACCAGGCTaccacaaaaagagagaaaattcagaGAGCAGAAGAGGTCCTACTATCTTTAGAGAGTTTTGTATATTATAGACTGTGTACTgtgaaaggaaaacacaaaagagctattggaaatgaaaaatatgataacatttttatttttttaattttattatttttttttaatttttttaaaattttttccccccaaagccccagtagatagttgtctgtcatagttgcacatccttctgttgctgtatgtgggacgtggcctcagcatggccggagaagcggtgcgttagtgcgcgcccggatccaaacctgggccgccagcagcggagcgcgcgcacttaaccgctaagccacggggccggcccctgattgcatttttaaaaaaaattaataagttgCAAGATAAAAAGttattcagaaaattaaaaagataaaaatgaaaataagagaaaaaatatggATCCATGTAGGATAATCCAGAAGCTCCAGCATCTGAAGAGCAAGTgtccagaaagagaggagagagaaaaagagtagaGATAATTATCAAAGAAATTATTCTGGGTATTTTCCCAGTTACAAAAACCTAAATAATCAGATTAAAAGGGCACACACTATAATGAACAAAAAAGATTTACTCCCAGAGAAATTTACTGTGAAATTTAGAAGGTttggaataaagagaaaaactggATCTTTTCAGAGAAAGCGTGTGACCTGGTCACATGCAAATGGATAAGAATTAGACTGTCATTGGGTTTCTCATCATTAGGACTGGATGCTGGAAGGCAATAATCAGTGTGTTTATATTTAGGAAGAAAAATCAGAAGAAGATAGAACAAGGATATTTTCTGACACGCAAACTTTCCAAAGTTCACCTACAATGTGCTGTTTCTTAAGAAGTTGCTTGAGGATATACTGCAGCAAAATAAGCAAGTAAACCAAGACGGGAGAAGACATGAGATTGGGAAAACTGCCTTCTTGTCCCAGAATGAGAACTGTGCAGTACACCTCGAGAGCCGTTAGTTCAGAATGGACAGACATCTCCAGGAGGGAGGTCTCAGAAGTTAGAGAAATTGATCTATAGAAATACTGTATGAGCTCTCTAGGAAAAACTGGGTATAATGAAGGCAGTTATTGAAATACATAAAGGGAGAATTCATTTGAATTTAACTCTAGTAATATTCTCCTTTGAGTGGCACAGATGTTGTCACGTCGGACTTACAGAGGAAGGGAATACATTGGAGTCCACTGCTTAGCTCCAAAAGAACGATATAAGCATAGTCATAATAATGTTTTACTTGTAGAATCAGCCTGTAAACTAATTACAGAATACTTAAAAGACATTTTATCTGCTCTGTGGTTGCAGAAAAGACAAAATGCTTCCAACCATGATAACATAGAAGAATAGGTAAAGTTCACACTGTGAGAGAATTAAAAATTAGAAGAGATGAAAGAAAGATGGAATTGAAAgtgtcttcatatttaaaaatatgatactgAGAGAATTTTTGtctaattaataaaaaaataataaagacttAAATATGAGGTTTGAAGTTGCAAGGTTGATAAGGGTTGAACTGTGACTAGTCATAAAAGCATATTATgaggaaacaagaaagaaagggGCTTTGGCTAAGTGGTCTAAATCCTCATTTTTGCAGGGCAGAAAGTCAGTAAACAATGTCTAAAATTGGTAAACCAAAAAAAATAGTGGAAAAATAAGCACATTGTTAGAGATATGGATTTAACCACTGGAAGCCCTAAAATTAAACTTTAATGTGGTTGTCTCTGGAAAGCAGAGCTGAAGGAGAAGACTCTtgctttttattctaatttttttttattctaagcATGTAATTTTATAGCCATGTGCAtacaatatttaaattataattttaaaagttaaaatagctACAAAACCTTAGTATCagctattaaatttaaaaagcaaaaatcacaTTTATATATTGCCTATTGAAAAATCATTTCCAGGTTTTTATATGCCATGCTTCCTTGCAGGTCTAGAAATAGGTGGAAATTGAAGATGTAAATAGTCTCCAGAAATGGAAGTTGTGAATATTCTGAGTTTTAATTTGGTTTCAGTCCTGTAAGGACAAGTTTGAAATTGTGTTCTTTAAACTTTCAGCTTTATCTTAAAATTGACATGGCAATCtctctttctttaattctttcaactttaaaaaaatttgaattctcATTATGAATGATAACATTTATTGTTATTTCATATAGATGTTAAGAAAAGCTATAGGTGATTACATTGGTTAGTACACATGTAGGAGCTATACTAAAAGATATTATGCATGTGATTCAAGTAGCAATGCTGTGCATTTTATTTCAAAGTAGCAAGTGATTACGACCTTGGAAAAACATGCTCCTCTTGAAGACCCACTTTCTATAGGAGGAAAAATTAGGctaaaatttttgaaatgtatCTTGTAAAGATGAATGATCCTTCAtgatcatttgaaaaaaaaacataTGTGGAATCTTAGAAGTTAGTTTAAATTTGTTCTGGACATAGATCAATATAATGTCCCAAATATGAAACATAAATATAATACAATGTTCATCCCCACAAAACTTTATACCCAGAGGAAATGGCCAAATTGAAATACAATCAGTAAGAAATTATGGTGACCTCAAGTTGTTTTGATACTGAGAGCGATTAGAAATTTTGTAGTTATGGAATTTGACTTAACATTTTAGATAGTTCAACTATACATTTGAACCTCAAAATAAGGTTTTTAACTTGCCTTACCAGCAAAATTGGCCCCTTTGCTATAGGTAGCCTCTATTGCCTGAAGACTGAAGCATAGTTTGGACAAAGCAAGAAGACGCAAAGTTCATATTTCTCTCAGACGTATGCATATTTCAGATGTTGATTCATTTTCTGGGTTTAAATGATCTTCTGGATTCAGTTTATGCAGATATAACTTTAATATGAATTGAGTTGGATGGATTAGTTAAAACCTGCATAAGAACTATCTTTGGGACTAAGAAACATACCATGCATCTTTTGTAATCAACATTTCCAAAAACCAACAGCACATCACGGCTTGGGTCTCTTGGCTTTTGTGGTGTTTGGATCAAACTCAGCATTGTATCCATATGGCAAAGGGATACTGCTGAGCCTTAGATTGTTTAGACCCGGAATTAAGACAGAAATTACACCAAGGGTTAAAAGTTTCTGACACctaaactaaaaattattttgctttcttcttgtagCACTGGGCATTTTCTCTGAAATATGTTAGAGCGTAAAACCAGTAGTTGctatttgaatataaaatatctaattTACGTATTCATTTCACAATCATTTACTGAGGACTGATTATGTACCAgcactatgctaggtgctgggaatgtAAGGTGAGCAGAGAGACAAGATAGGTCCATATGTTGTAGCTTCTCAAAATACCATTGCTTGTACTtatcctttccatttctttttttcggctgcttctttttctttttttaaatctcctggCAAGGAAAGTTAAGTGAAGAAGTTATTTCAGACCAAATCTATATTGAGAAGAAAAGGAGGTAACACTGAGTGCACTGAATGTCTGttgatattaaataaaaattatagaaattcagGCCTAAGTACTATAATAAATAATAGCACCTCTTCCATTAAGACAACTTCCTTAGATAACttgaaatttacctatttttaagCCACATTTTACCTCTACTCTTCTACAAAGCATACCCATAAACTGTCAAACATAGAAAGACACAAGCAAATTCAACTAATTTCCTATGTTTAGTTTTCTATAAAAAATGAATGTGAGGGTCTAGAAAGAACAAGTTAATGCAGTTATTAATGAGCATGAATATTAGGTCTCACTGATTTGGTCCTGCATAGGTATCTTAATGGTACGTGTCCTGTCTGTGTGAAGGAAACTTAACTCTATAATCTAGTAAATCAATATAATTTTGCAAACTGTAACTCTGTGAGATTTCAGTGAACGGCTTTTAAGTTAGATGTAAACCATTTTCAAAATAGGTATGTGAAACTATGTGAGCTCTGGTTCCAAATAAAGATATTTCGTATCTAGTCTCTGGCCAGGGAAGATTCTATGAACTTTATCATCTTTACATTTTGCATTCTTTGATTCTCCTATGTATATTCTTCTCCCCATCATTTTCTTCCATGTCTGAAAATTCTTCACTTGAAGTGAAGAATTAATGACCCAAAGTACTAACAATTTAAATAATATCTACATTTTAAATGAATccctcagtttcttaatctgaAATAGTGAGTACATCGAGGATTTTGGACTCCATGGCAATAAACTTGCTTAAAACTCAAAATAGGTCTATGATAATCATGTATGGAAATGTCCTTTACTCTTCACTGAGTTGTGGATAAGTTGCTTTACATCAAGCTCCTCCACACTGGTTGATCCAGGTGGAGCGGTCTATGGGTTAATTGACTCTTTTACCATCTACCTGGTTTGGTAGGAGTAATTGATTCTTATTCCAGTCAGTTCTACCTCAGAAAGCAGACCCTGAGGTGCTAAAAGAAGGGCTTTTAGATGTGGTCTTCAGACAGGGGTGtttaattcacttattcatttattcattcatccagcatCAATTTAATGTAATGAGCATGAAGCACTATTCTTGCTACTAGAATTACAATAGTGAGCAAGACATGACACCT comes from Diceros bicornis minor isolate mBicDic1 chromosome 4, mDicBic1.mat.cur, whole genome shotgun sequence and encodes:
- the OLFM3 gene encoding noelin-3 isoform X2: MSPPLLKLGAVLSTMAMISNWMSQTLPSLVGLNTTRLSTPETLILKQNPKEGWQVYSSAQDPDGRCICTVVAPEQNLCSRDAKSRQLRQLLEKVQNMSQSIEVLNLRTQRDFQYVLKMETQMKGLKAKFRQIEDDRKTLMTKHFQELKEKMDELLPLIPVLEQYKTDAKLITQFKEEIRNLSAVLTGIQEEIGAYDYEELHQRVLSLETRLRDCMKKLTCGKLMKITGPITVKTSGTRFGAWMTDPLASEKNNRVWYMDSYTNNKIVREYKSIADFVSGAESRTYNLPFKWAGTNHVVYNGSLYFNKYQSNIIIKYSFDMGRVLAQRSLEYAGFHNVYPYTWGGFSDIDLMADEIGLWAVYATNQNAGNIVISQLNQDTLEVMKSWSTGYPKRSAGESFMICGTLYVTNSHLTGAKVYYSYSTKTSTYEYTDIPFHNQYFHISMLDYNARDRALYAWNNGHQVLFNVTLFHIIKTEDDT
- the OLFM3 gene encoding noelin-3 isoform X1, with amino-acid sequence MSPPLLKLGAVLSTMAMISNWMSQTLPSLVGLNTTRLSTPETLTQISPKEGWQVYSSAQDPDGRCICTVVAPEQNLCSRDAKSRQLRQLLEKVQNMSQSIEVLNLRTQRDFQYVLKMETQMKGLKAKFRQIEDDRKTLMTKHFQELKEKMDELLPLIPVLEQYKTDAKLITQFKEEIRNLSAVLTGIQEEIGAYDYEELHQRVLSLETRLRDCMKKLTCGKLMKITGPITVKTSGTRFGAWMTDPLASEKNNRVWYMDSYTNNKIVREYKSIADFVSGAESRTYNLPFKWAGTNHVVYNGSLYFNKYQSNIIIKYSFDMGRVLAQRSLEYAGFHNVYPYTWGGFSDIDLMADEIGLWAVYATNQNAGNIVISQLNQDTLEVMKSWSTGYPKRSAGESFMICGTLYVTNSHLTGAKVYYSYSTKTSTYEYTDIPFHNQYFHISMLDYNARDRALYAWNNGHQVLFNVTLFHIIKTEDDT